One Sphingomonas endolithica DNA segment encodes these proteins:
- the ubiB gene encoding 2-polyprenylphenol 6-hydroxylase — MTQATTHLWRLVKWGRILARHGALRGIERDPNTPTPVRRLVRIARIGARVPKVPAYADALQAIGPAAIKLGQTLATRPDIVGEDAVADLMRLQDALPPVPYETIHAAMTRAFGRDPSALFASIDPVPVGAASIAQVHRAVTTDGRTVAVKVLRPGVEEDFARAIDTYQWAAAQMEGMGGELSRLRPRLVIETFKRWTARELDLRREAASASELADSMAAEPDFFVPAIDWQRTSGKVLTLEWIDGIKLSNRAALIEAGYDVRALANTLVHAFLRQAIAEGFFHADMHQGNLFALPGNKIAAIDFGIMGRIDRRARVWLAEILYGLITGNYKRVAEIHFEAGYVPAHHNVAEFATALRAVGEPMRGMAVKDMSIGMMLDGLFNITRDFDMQTQPHLLLLQKTMVMVEGVATSLDPDINLWDAAAPFVTEWIRTELGPEAFVADRIITDLRTFARLPELIRNIEARYPAPGGAPPMPPLREIEIVRIGGGWRYAAVALLSAALAVAATWVVVT, encoded by the coding sequence GTGACCCAGGCCACCACCCACCTCTGGCGCCTGGTCAAATGGGGCCGCATCCTGGCCCGCCACGGCGCGCTGCGCGGTATCGAGCGTGATCCGAACACGCCTACCCCCGTGCGCCGCCTGGTCCGTATCGCCCGCATCGGCGCGCGCGTGCCCAAGGTACCGGCCTATGCCGATGCATTGCAGGCGATCGGCCCGGCGGCGATCAAGCTCGGCCAGACGCTCGCCACCCGCCCCGACATCGTCGGCGAGGATGCGGTGGCGGATCTCATGCGCCTGCAGGATGCGTTGCCGCCCGTCCCGTACGAGACGATCCACGCCGCCATGACGCGCGCGTTCGGACGCGATCCATCCGCGCTGTTTGCCTCGATCGATCCCGTGCCGGTCGGCGCCGCGTCGATCGCGCAGGTCCACCGCGCCGTCACCACCGATGGCCGGACGGTGGCGGTCAAGGTGCTGCGCCCCGGCGTCGAGGAGGATTTCGCCCGCGCGATCGACACCTATCAATGGGCCGCCGCGCAGATGGAAGGCATGGGCGGCGAGCTTTCCCGCCTGCGCCCGCGCCTCGTGATCGAGACGTTCAAGCGCTGGACCGCGCGCGAACTCGATTTGCGGCGCGAAGCGGCATCGGCATCCGAACTCGCCGATTCGATGGCCGCCGAGCCCGATTTCTTCGTCCCCGCGATCGACTGGCAGCGCACCTCGGGCAAGGTGCTGACGCTCGAATGGATCGACGGCATCAAGCTCAGCAACCGCGCCGCGTTGATCGAGGCGGGCTATGACGTCCGCGCGCTCGCCAACACGCTCGTCCACGCCTTCCTGCGCCAGGCGATCGCCGAGGGCTTCTTTCATGCCGACATGCACCAGGGGAACCTGTTCGCCCTGCCCGGCAACAAGATCGCCGCGATCGATTTCGGCATCATGGGCCGCATCGATCGCCGCGCCCGCGTGTGGCTGGCCGAGATTCTCTACGGCCTGATCACCGGCAATTACAAACGCGTCGCGGAAATCCATTTCGAGGCGGGCTATGTCCCCGCGCACCACAACGTCGCCGAATTCGCCACTGCCTTGCGCGCGGTCGGCGAGCCGATGCGGGGCATGGCGGTCAAGGACATGTCGATCGGCATGATGCTCGACGGCCTGTTCAACATCACCCGCGATTTCGACATGCAGACGCAGCCGCATCTGCTGCTGCTGCAGAAGACCATGGTGATGGTCGAGGGCGTGGCGACCAGCCTCGATCCGGACATCAACCTGTGGGATGCCGCCGCCCCGTTCGTCACCGAATGGATCCGGACGGAACTTGGCCCCGAAGCGTTCGTCGCCGATCGCATCATCACCGATCTGCGCACCTTCGCGCGGCTGCCCGAGCTGATCCGCAACATCGAGGCGCGCTACCCCGCCCCCGGCGGCGCGCCCCCGATGCCGCCGCTGCGCGAGATCGAGATCGTGCGGATCGGCGGCGGCTGGCGCTATGCCGCGGTCGCGCTGCTGAGCGCCGCCCTCGCGGTCGCCGCGACCTGGGTGGTCGTCACGTGA
- a CDS encoding class I SAM-dependent methyltransferase, protein MNEPTPATVTFGYEDIPAEEKTARVGGVFTSVAGKYDLMNDAMSGGMHRLWKDRFVRRVKPRAGEQILDMAGGTGDIAFRLAESGAAVTVADINPAMLEVGMERAAKRGIDGLVWTEANAETLVFPDRFFDAYTIAFGIRNVTDIPAALREAHRVLRRGGRFYCLEFSTTLWPGFGDVYDAYSHKIVPKLGQLLAGDSDSYRYLIESIRRFPDMATFKGMIGDAGFVQTQVEPMLGGLVAIHSGWKI, encoded by the coding sequence ATGAACGAGCCCACGCCCGCAACCGTCACCTTCGGCTACGAAGACATTCCCGCCGAGGAAAAGACCGCCCGTGTCGGCGGCGTGTTCACCAGCGTCGCGGGTAAATACGACCTGATGAACGATGCCATGTCGGGCGGCATGCACCGGCTGTGGAAGGATCGCTTCGTACGCCGCGTGAAGCCACGCGCCGGGGAACAGATCCTCGACATGGCCGGCGGCACCGGCGACATCGCCTTCCGCCTGGCCGAGAGCGGCGCTGCCGTCACCGTCGCCGACATCAACCCGGCGATGTTGGAGGTAGGCATGGAACGCGCCGCCAAGCGCGGTATTGACGGCCTGGTCTGGACCGAGGCCAACGCCGAGACGCTCGTCTTCCCCGATCGCTTCTTCGATGCCTATACGATCGCCTTCGGCATCCGCAACGTCACCGATATCCCGGCCGCGCTGCGTGAGGCTCACCGCGTGCTGCGGCGTGGCGGGCGCTTCTATTGCCTGGAATTCTCGACCACCCTGTGGCCCGGCTTCGGCGACGTCTACGATGCCTATTCGCACAAGATCGTGCCCAAGCTCGGCCAATTGCTCGCCGGCGACAGCGATTCCTATCGCTACCTGATCGAATCGATCCGCCGCTTTCCGGACATGGCGACGTTCAAGGGCATGATCGGCGATGCCGGCTTCGTGCAGACGCAGGTCGAACCGATGCTCGGCGGGCTCGTCGCGATCCACAGCGGCTGGAAGATTTGA
- the mutM gene encoding bifunctional DNA-formamidopyrimidine glycosylase/DNA-(apurinic or apyrimidinic site) lyase, whose translation MPELPEVETTVRGLRPVLEGQRLASVETRRGDLRRPFPADLRQRMTGATVTALGRRAKYGLIDTDRGDTMVFHLGMSGRWRVDPVELLPHDHLLIETDNGRRLALNDARRFGSVDLWPTADLESYPAFKGIGPEPLGNGLTAAHLHGALAGRKASIKLMLLDQRIVAGLGNIYVCEALFLARISPKTAGGRISLLRLERVVAAIRTVLLAAIEAGGSSLRDYARPDGELGYFSKQFAVYGREGQPCACGGLVQRYSEGGRSTFWCPKCQR comes from the coding sequence ATGCCGGAACTCCCTGAAGTCGAAACAACCGTCCGGGGATTGCGCCCCGTGCTCGAGGGGCAGCGCCTCGCCTCGGTCGAGACCCGGCGGGGCGACCTGCGGCGGCCATTCCCGGCCGATCTGCGCCAGCGGATGACCGGCGCGACGGTCACCGCGCTGGGGCGGCGCGCGAAATACGGGCTGATCGACACCGATCGTGGCGACACGATGGTGTTCCATCTCGGCATGTCGGGGCGGTGGCGGGTCGATCCGGTGGAGTTGCTGCCGCACGATCACCTGCTGATCGAGACTGACAATGGTCGGCGCCTGGCGTTGAACGACGCGCGGCGATTCGGTTCGGTCGATCTGTGGCCTACCGCGGATCTCGAAAGCTATCCCGCATTCAAGGGGATCGGCCCGGAACCGCTGGGCAACGGTCTGACCGCGGCCCATCTGCATGGGGCACTGGCGGGGCGCAAAGCGTCGATCAAGCTGATGCTGCTCGACCAGCGCATCGTGGCGGGGCTGGGCAATATCTATGTCTGCGAGGCGCTGTTCCTGGCCAGGATATCGCCCAAGACGGCTGGGGGGCGGATATCGCTGCTGCGCCTGGAGCGGGTGGTGGCGGCGATCCGCACCGTGCTGCTGGCGGCGATCGAGGCCGGCGGCTCGAGCCTGCGCGATTATGCCAGGCCCGATGGGGAGCTCGGCTATTTCTCCAAGCAATTCGCCGTCTATGGGCGGGAAGGGCAGCCATGCGCCTGTGGCGGGCTGGTGCAACGCTATAGCGAGGGTGGTCGCTCGACCTTCTGGTGCCCGAAATGCCAGCGGTGA
- the rpsT gene encoding 30S ribosomal protein S20, which translates to MANTPQAKKRIRRNAARAVVNGNRVGRIRTFVKRCESALASGDKAAATAALAQVQPELMRGVAKGVFHKNTASRKFSRLTKALASLA; encoded by the coding sequence ATGGCGAACACGCCACAGGCGAAAAAGCGTATCCGTCGCAATGCTGCACGCGCAGTTGTCAACGGGAATCGAGTCGGTCGTATCCGCACCTTCGTGAAACGGTGCGAATCGGCATTGGCATCGGGCGACAAGGCAGCGGCGACCGCTGCTTTGGCGCAGGTCCAGCCGGAATTGATGCGCGGCGTCGCCAAGGGCGTGTTCCACAAGAACACCGCGTCGCGGAAGTTCTCGCGTCTGACCAAGGCGCTCGCCTCACTCGCTTAA
- the dnaA gene encoding chromosomal replication initiator protein DnaA produces MDRSSDAARAWGTVRGHLRDSAGARLFDQWLKPMELIDGGDTDTIRLALPSAFMTNWVRNHYADRLVAEFRAILPEVRSVSIETRSATAAPAVLSVEPVAPPATVPAAVRAIEAPVAVPCARPPLDARFTFDRFVVDASNRVAFNAGKALAEPGAPRFSPLFLHGGTGQGKTHLMHAIGAAYLAAVPEANIILMSAERFMFDFVAAMRAKDTHAFKTRLRAADLLMIDDLQFIAGKDATQEEFFHTINEVMGAGNRLVICADRCPQGLDGVEARITSRLSSGLVADIKAPDLTLRRAILERKLVDMPGALVPSDVLDLLGARITQSVRDLEGALGRIVAYAQLTGETIDLDFAVATLGDVLRGAERRVTIDEIQKAVSAHFELKPIDLVSARRAVVVARPRQIAMYLAKRLTTRSLPEIGRKFGGRDHSTVIHAVRRIEALRDSDREIDGAVRMLLRELEG; encoded by the coding sequence GTGGATCGATCAAGTGACGCGGCCCGTGCATGGGGGACCGTCCGCGGCCACCTGCGCGACTCGGCCGGCGCGCGCTTGTTCGACCAGTGGCTGAAACCCATGGAGCTGATCGACGGGGGCGACACCGACACGATCCGCCTGGCACTGCCATCGGCATTCATGACGAACTGGGTGCGCAACCATTATGCGGACCGGCTGGTCGCCGAATTCCGTGCCATCCTGCCCGAGGTGCGCAGCGTATCGATCGAGACGCGCTCGGCGACGGCGGCTCCTGCCGTGTTGAGTGTCGAGCCTGTCGCGCCGCCGGCAACGGTGCCCGCCGCAGTGCGTGCTATCGAGGCGCCCGTGGCCGTGCCGTGCGCGCGGCCGCCGCTCGACGCTCGCTTCACGTTCGACCGGTTCGTGGTCGATGCCTCGAACCGCGTGGCGTTCAATGCCGGCAAGGCGCTGGCCGAACCCGGCGCGCCGCGCTTCAGCCCGCTGTTCCTTCATGGCGGCACGGGGCAGGGCAAGACGCACCTGATGCATGCGATCGGCGCGGCCTATCTGGCGGCCGTGCCCGAGGCCAACATCATCCTGATGTCCGCCGAGCGGTTTATGTTCGATTTCGTTGCCGCGATGCGCGCCAAGGACACGCACGCCTTCAAGACGCGGCTGCGCGCGGCCGACCTCCTGATGATCGACGACCTGCAGTTCATCGCCGGCAAGGACGCGACGCAGGAGGAGTTCTTCCACACGATCAACGAGGTGATGGGCGCGGGCAACCGGCTGGTGATCTGCGCGGATCGCTGCCCGCAAGGGTTGGACGGGGTCGAGGCGCGGATCACCTCGCGGCTGTCTTCCGGGCTGGTGGCGGACATCAAGGCGCCGGATCTCACGCTACGCCGCGCGATCCTGGAGCGGAAGCTGGTCGACATGCCGGGCGCCTTGGTGCCGAGCGACGTGCTCGACCTGCTCGGCGCGCGGATCACGCAGAGCGTGCGCGACCTGGAAGGCGCGCTGGGACGCATCGTGGCCTATGCGCAACTGACCGGGGAGACGATCGATCTCGATTTCGCGGTGGCGACTTTGGGCGACGTGCTGCGCGGGGCCGAGCGACGCGTGACGATCGACGAGATCCAGAAAGCGGTGTCCGCGCATTTCGAACTGAAGCCGATCGACCTGGTCTCGGCCAGGCGCGCGGTGGTGGTGGCGCGGCCACGGCAGATCGCGATGTACTTGGCCAAGCGGCTGACGACGCGATCGCTGCCGGAGATCGGGCGCAAGTTCGGCGGCCGCGATCATTCCACCGTGATCCACGCGGTGCGGCGGATCGAGGCGTTGCGCGACAGCGACCGCGAGATCGACGGCGCGGTGCGGATGCTGCTGCGCGAATTGGAGGGCTGA
- a CDS encoding AbrB/MazE/SpoVT family DNA-binding domain-containing protein: MQVAKWGNSLAVRLPKHVVLALDLKAGDDVTLRAREPGTLDVSKTMTREEALMNLRRFRGMIPADFKFDRDEANAR; encoded by the coding sequence ATGCAGGTTGCGAAATGGGGCAATAGCCTCGCGGTTCGACTGCCGAAGCACGTTGTTCTTGCGCTGGATTTGAAGGCCGGAGACGACGTTACGCTGCGCGCGCGGGAGCCCGGCACGTTGGACGTCTCGAAGACGATGACCCGCGAGGAAGCGCTGATGAACTTGCGGCGCTTTCGCGGGATGATCCCGGCGGACTTCAAGTTCGACCGCGACGAGGCCAATGCCCGGTAG
- a CDS encoding PIN domain-containing protein: MPGSFFDSNVPLSVAVGDDAKANLAEQLLSSGGIVSVQVLNEVANVALRKYGFTIPEVVTFIDSLRFVVKVVPVTVETHEVALIVRERHRFAFHDCAIVAAALLADCETLWSEDMHDGLVVDGRLTIRNPFAGAA; this comes from the coding sequence ATGCCCGGTAGCTTCTTCGACAGCAATGTGCCGCTGTCTGTCGCGGTTGGCGATGACGCGAAGGCGAATCTGGCCGAGCAGCTCTTATCTAGTGGCGGCATCGTAAGTGTTCAGGTGTTGAACGAAGTCGCCAATGTTGCGTTGCGCAAATACGGGTTCACTATTCCCGAGGTCGTGACGTTTATCGACAGCCTGCGTTTCGTCGTGAAGGTGGTGCCGGTGACGGTCGAGACGCATGAAGTCGCGTTGATCGTTCGGGAGCGTCACCGTTTCGCATTTCACGATTGTGCGATCGTCGCTGCAGCATTGCTCGCCGATTGCGAGACGCTGTGGTCGGAGGACATGCACGACGGGCTTGTCGTCGACGGGCGGCTTACGATCCGCAACCCGTTTGCGGGGGCGGCGTAA